The following are encoded together in the Xanthobacter autotrophicus Py2 genome:
- a CDS encoding GTP-binding protein LepA (TIGRFAM: small GTP-binding protein; GTP-binding protein LepA~PFAM: elongation factor G domain protein; protein synthesis factor GTP-binding; elongation factor Tu domain 2 protein; GTP-binding protein LepA domain protein~KEGG: mes:Meso_4075 small GTP-binding protein), protein MTASAQKNIRNFSIVAHIDHGKSTLADRLIQITGGLTEREMTDQVLDSMDIERERGITIKAQTVRLSYKAKDGETYILNLIDTPGHVDFAYEVNRSLAAVEGSLLVVDASQGVEAQTLANVYQAIDNNHDIVPVLNKVDLPAAEPEKVKAQIEDVIGLDASDAIGISAKTGLNVDQVLEAIVTRLPPPMGDRAAPLKALLVDSWYDTYLGVVVLVRIIDGVLKKGQRIKMMGSGAVNDVDRVGVFTPKMVAMAELGPGEIGFLTGSIKEVADTRVGDTITEDKRPCADMLPGFKPAQPVVFCGLFPVDAAQFEDLRAAMGKLRLNDASFSYEMETSAALGFGFRCGFLGLLHLEIIQERLEREFNLDLIATAPSVIYEIQMTDGSVIDLHNPADMPDVVKIEEIREPWIRATILTPDEYLGSVLKLCQDRRGTQIELTYVGARAMVTYDLPLNEVVFDFYDRLKSISKGYASFDYQITEYRAGDLVKMSILVNSEPVDALSMLVHRARADARGRVMCEKLKDLIPQHLFNIPIQAAIGAKIIARETIKALRKDVTAKCYGGDISRKRKLLDKQKEGKKKMRQFGKVEIPQEAFIAALKMDE, encoded by the coding sequence ATGACCGCCAGCGCCCAGAAGAACATTCGCAACTTCTCCATCGTCGCCCACATCGATCATGGGAAATCGACCCTCGCCGACCGCCTGATCCAGATCACCGGCGGTCTCACCGAGCGGGAGATGACGGATCAGGTGCTCGACAGCATGGATATCGAGCGCGAGCGCGGCATCACCATCAAGGCCCAGACGGTGCGCCTGTCCTACAAGGCCAAGGACGGCGAGACTTACATCCTCAACCTCATCGACACCCCCGGGCACGTGGACTTCGCCTACGAGGTGAACCGGTCGCTCGCCGCCGTGGAGGGTTCGCTGCTGGTGGTGGATGCCTCCCAGGGCGTGGAGGCGCAGACGCTGGCCAACGTCTACCAGGCCATCGACAACAACCACGACATCGTCCCTGTCCTGAACAAGGTGGACCTGCCTGCCGCCGAGCCGGAGAAGGTGAAGGCGCAGATCGAGGACGTGATCGGCCTCGACGCCTCCGATGCCATCGGCATTTCCGCCAAGACCGGCCTCAACGTGGACCAGGTGCTGGAAGCCATCGTCACCCGCCTGCCGCCGCCCATGGGCGACCGCGCCGCGCCGCTGAAGGCGCTGCTGGTGGATTCTTGGTACGACACCTACCTCGGCGTGGTGGTGCTGGTGCGCATCATCGACGGCGTGCTGAAGAAGGGCCAGCGCATCAAGATGATGGGCTCGGGCGCTGTGAACGACGTGGATCGCGTGGGCGTGTTCACCCCGAAGATGGTGGCCATGGCCGAGCTTGGCCCCGGCGAGATCGGCTTCCTCACCGGCTCCATCAAGGAAGTGGCCGACACCCGCGTCGGCGACACCATCACCGAAGACAAGCGCCCCTGCGCCGACATGCTGCCGGGCTTCAAGCCGGCGCAGCCGGTGGTGTTCTGCGGCCTGTTCCCGGTGGATGCGGCGCAGTTCGAGGATCTGCGCGCCGCCATGGGCAAGCTGCGCCTCAACGACGCCAGCTTCTCCTACGAGATGGAAACCTCCGCCGCGCTGGGCTTCGGCTTCCGCTGCGGCTTCCTCGGGTTGCTGCACCTGGAGATCATCCAGGAGCGGCTGGAGCGCGAGTTCAACCTCGACCTCATAGCCACCGCGCCCTCGGTCATCTACGAGATCCAGATGACCGATGGTTCGGTCATCGACCTGCACAATCCGGCGGACATGCCGGACGTGGTGAAGATCGAGGAGATCCGCGAGCCGTGGATTCGCGCCACCATCCTCACGCCGGACGAGTATCTCGGCTCGGTGCTGAAGCTGTGCCAGGACCGGCGCGGCACCCAGATCGAGCTCACCTATGTGGGCGCGCGGGCCATGGTGACCTATGACCTGCCCCTCAACGAGGTGGTGTTCGATTTCTACGACCGGCTCAAATCCATCTCCAAGGGCTACGCCTCCTTCGACTACCAGATCACCGAGTACCGCGCCGGCGACCTGGTGAAGATGTCCATCCTGGTGAATTCGGAGCCGGTGGACGCCCTCTCCATGCTGGTGCACCGCGCGCGCGCCGACGCGCGCGGCCGGGTGATGTGCGAGAAGCTGAAGGACCTGATCCCCCAGCATCTGTTCAACATCCCGATCCAGGCCGCCATCGGCGCCAAGATCATTGCCCGCGAGACCATCAAGGCCCTGCGCAAGGACGTGACCGCCAAGTGCTACGGCGGCGACATCTCCCGCAAGCGCAAGCTTCTGGACAAGCAGAAGGAAGGCAAGAAGAAGATGCGCCAGTTCGGCAAGGTGGAGATCCCGCAGGAGGCCTTCATCGCCGCGCTGAAGATGGACGAATAG
- a CDS encoding chaperonin GroEL (TIGRFAM: chaperonin GroEL~PFAM: chaperonin Cpn60/TCP-1~KEGG: bra:BRADO6115 60 kDa chaperonin (protein Cpn60) (GroEL protein)), which yields MAAKDVKFSGDAREKLLRGVDILANAVKVTLGPKGRNVVIEKSFGAPRITKDGVTVAKEIELEDRFENLGAQLVREVASKTNDLAGDGTTTATVLAQAIVKEGAKSVAAGMNPMDLKRGIDLAVAAAIADIRARAKKVSSSAEVAQVGTISANGDASIGEMIAGAMQRVGNEGVITVEEAKTAETELEVVEGMQFDRGYLSPYFITNAEKMIADLEEPYLLIFEKKLSGLQPILPVLEAVVQTGRPLVIVAEDVEGEALATLVVNKLRGGLKVAAVKAPGFGDRRKAMLEDIAILTGGTVISEDLGIKLENVTIAQLGRAKKVILEKEKTTIVDGVGEKADIEARVNQIKAQIEETSSDYDREKLQERLAKLAGGVAVIRVGGSTEVEVKEKKDRVDDALNATRAAVEEGIVPGGGVALLRAKKAVELVTSENPDITAGIKIVLRALEAPIRQIAENSGVEGSIVVGKVQESNDPNFGFNAQSEEYVDMIGAGIVDPAKVVRTALQDAASIAALIVTTEALVAELPKRDSGMPAMPGGGMGGMGGMDF from the coding sequence ATGGCTGCCAAAGACGTAAAGTTCTCCGGCGACGCTCGTGAAAAGCTGCTGCGCGGCGTCGACATTCTCGCCAACGCGGTGAAGGTCACCCTCGGCCCCAAGGGCCGCAACGTGGTGATCGAGAAGTCGTTCGGCGCCCCGCGCATCACCAAGGACGGCGTCACCGTCGCCAAGGAGATCGAGCTGGAAGACCGGTTCGAGAACCTCGGCGCCCAGCTGGTGCGTGAGGTCGCCTCCAAGACCAACGACCTCGCCGGCGACGGCACCACCACCGCCACCGTGCTGGCCCAGGCCATCGTGAAGGAAGGCGCCAAGTCGGTCGCCGCCGGCATGAACCCCATGGACCTGAAGCGCGGCATCGACCTCGCCGTGGCCGCCGCCATCGCCGACATCCGCGCCCGCGCCAAGAAGGTCTCCTCCTCCGCCGAAGTCGCGCAGGTCGGCACCATCTCCGCCAACGGCGATGCCTCCATCGGCGAGATGATCGCCGGCGCCATGCAGCGCGTGGGCAATGAAGGCGTCATCACCGTCGAGGAAGCCAAGACCGCCGAGACCGAGCTCGAAGTGGTCGAAGGCATGCAGTTCGACCGCGGCTATCTCTCTCCCTATTTCATCACCAATGCGGAGAAGATGATCGCCGATCTGGAAGAGCCATATCTCCTCATCTTCGAGAAGAAGCTCTCCGGCCTGCAGCCGATCCTGCCCGTGCTCGAAGCCGTGGTGCAGACCGGCCGTCCGCTGGTCATCGTGGCCGAGGACGTGGAAGGCGAGGCGCTGGCCACCCTGGTGGTCAACAAGCTGCGTGGCGGCCTGAAGGTCGCGGCGGTGAAGGCTCCCGGCTTCGGTGATCGCCGCAAGGCCATGCTGGAGGATATCGCCATCCTCACCGGCGGCACGGTGATCTCGGAAGATCTCGGCATCAAGCTCGAGAACGTGACCATCGCCCAGCTCGGCCGCGCCAAGAAGGTGATTCTCGAGAAGGAGAAGACCACCATCGTGGACGGCGTCGGCGAGAAGGCCGACATCGAGGCCCGCGTGAACCAGATCAAGGCGCAGATCGAGGAGACCTCCTCGGACTACGACCGCGAGAAGCTCCAGGAGCGTCTGGCCAAGCTTGCGGGCGGCGTCGCCGTGATCCGCGTCGGCGGCTCCACGGAAGTGGAAGTCAAGGAGAAGAAGGACCGCGTTGACGACGCGCTGAACGCCACCCGCGCTGCGGTGGAAGAAGGCATCGTCCCCGGCGGCGGCGTGGCCCTGCTGCGCGCCAAGAAGGCGGTCGAGCTGGTGACTTCGGAGAACCCCGACATCACCGCCGGCATCAAGATCGTCCTGCGCGCCCTTGAGGCCCCCATCCGCCAGATCGCCGAGAATTCCGGCGTGGAAGGCTCCATCGTGGTGGGCAAGGTGCAGGAGTCCAACGATCCGAACTTTGGCTTCAATGCCCAGAGCGAGGAATATGTGGACATGATCGGCGCCGGCATCGTCGACCCGGCAAAGGTGGTGCGCACCGCCCTGCAGGACGCGGCCTCCATCGCCGCCCTGATCGTCACCACCGAAGCCCTCGTGGCCGAGCTGCCCAAGCGCGACAGCGGCATGCCCGCCATGCCCGGCGGCGGCATGGGTGGCATGGGCGGCATGGACTTCTGA
- a CDS encoding Uroporphyrinogen III synthase HEM4 (PFAM: Uroporphyrinogen III synthase HEM4~KEGG: nwi:Nwi_0472 uroporphyrinogen III synthase HEM4) gives MHILVTRPEPAASQTAERLRTLGHAVTVDPMLRIAPTAPTLPEGPFDAVAFTSINGVKAFAQHPQGPDFFHLPAFAVGPRTSKEARAIGFANVTDCDGDASALAGRIAGALPAGARVLNPAGEDRAADLQALLAAPGISLELAIVYAAQPADALSEEAHAALASGTVTAALHLSQRTVKTLLACVAAAGLNDRLIEVRQLCLSEQVAEPLVKAGLKVEVATAPNEDALLALL, from the coding sequence ATGCATATTCTCGTCACCCGTCCGGAGCCTGCCGCCTCCCAGACCGCCGAGCGCCTGCGCACCCTCGGCCACGCGGTGACGGTGGACCCCATGCTGCGCATCGCCCCCACCGCGCCGACCCTGCCGGAGGGGCCGTTCGATGCGGTGGCCTTCACCTCCATCAACGGCGTGAAAGCGTTTGCACAGCATCCGCAGGGGCCGGATTTCTTCCACCTGCCGGCCTTCGCCGTGGGCCCGCGCACCTCGAAGGAAGCGCGCGCCATCGGTTTTGCGAACGTCACCGACTGCGACGGCGACGCCTCGGCCCTCGCCGGGCGTATCGCGGGGGCGCTGCCGGCCGGGGCAAGGGTGCTGAATCCGGCGGGCGAGGACCGGGCGGCGGATCTTCAGGCGCTGCTGGCGGCGCCGGGCATCTCGCTGGAACTCGCCATCGTCTATGCCGCCCAGCCGGCCGATGCCCTCTCGGAGGAGGCGCATGCGGCGCTGGCCAGCGGAACCGTGACGGCAGCTTTGCACTTGTCCCAGCGTACGGTGAAGACCCTGCTCGCATGTGTCGCCGCCGCCGGTCTTAACGATCGGTTGATCGAAGTGCGCCAACTGTGCCTGTCGGAACAGGTGGCCGAGCCGTTGGTGAAGGCGGGACTGAAGGTGGAGGTGGCCACGGCGCCCAACGAGGACGCGCTTCTCGCCCTGCTGTGA
- a CDS encoding chaperonin Cpn10 (PFAM: chaperonin Cpn10~KEGG: mes:Meso_0358 chaperonin Cpn10) — protein MSFRPLHDRVVVKRIEAEQKTAGGIIIPDTAKEKPQEGEVIAVGAGARDEAGKLVPLDVKAGDRVLFGKWSGTEVKIDGQDLLIMKESDILGVITK, from the coding sequence ATGTCCTTCCGTCCCCTGCACGACCGCGTCGTGGTCAAGCGCATCGAAGCCGAGCAGAAGACCGCCGGCGGCATCATCATCCCCGACACCGCCAAGGAAAAGCCCCAGGAGGGCGAGGTGATCGCGGTGGGCGCCGGTGCGCGCGACGAGGCCGGCAAGCTGGTTCCCCTCGACGTGAAGGCGGGCGACCGGGTGCTGTTCGGCAAGTGGTCCGGCACCGAAGTGAAGATCGACGGCCAGGACCTTCTCATCATGAAGGAGAGCGACATCCTCGGTGTCATCACCAAGTGA
- a CDS encoding conserved hypothetical protein (KEGG: nha:Nham_3194 hypothetical protein): MFAGSKSHVGATRRAGLLGVAITGLALTLAGCASGPTEPPPPARPQFTSPIPPDRLVGRWGLAAYHRPDDATRTENQARAQCSNPYVITAGTNGGVMMYLADDNKLTEVVSKQVAGGPTYIGPPDDPAGGERDRQVVRFDGNVLVLKWLDPEVARRYGTMVYVRCS, encoded by the coding sequence ATGTTTGCGGGATCGAAGTCGCATGTGGGCGCCACGCGGCGCGCCGGCCTTCTGGGCGTTGCCATAACCGGACTGGCGCTGACCCTCGCCGGCTGCGCGAGCGGCCCCACTGAGCCGCCGCCCCCGGCCCGCCCGCAATTCACCAGCCCGATCCCGCCCGACCGCCTGGTGGGCCGCTGGGGCCTGGCCGCCTATCACCGTCCCGACGACGCCACCCGGACAGAGAACCAGGCGCGGGCTCAGTGCTCCAACCCCTATGTCATCACCGCCGGCACCAATGGCGGCGTCATGATGTATCTCGCCGACGACAACAAGCTGACCGAAGTGGTGTCGAAGCAGGTGGCCGGCGGCCCGACCTATATCGGCCCCCCCGATGACCCGGCGGGCGGCGAGCGCGACCGGCAGGTGGTGCGCTTCGACGGCAACGTGCTGGTGCTGAAGTGGCTCGACCCCGAGGTCGCCCGCCGTTACGGCACCATGGTCTATGTGCGCTGCTCCTGA
- a CDS encoding hypothetical protein (KEGG: rpa:RPA0257 hypothetical protein) — protein MEARETPMASDDPKAEGFASRPSRTPPTLDLKAEEVATASGAPGATAAQDTGAKSIPAPATGAPQSGTDPKAAGTAGKPADTKPVETKPGESRPAPSMPVEPKAADPKPSTTPSTGPKLSDAKPSDAKPSDAKPSDTKPSDTKAAGSKPGEAAASGESAPVAAATASTPVPPAPAPARSGNGGAVFAGLIAGIIGGGAVAGGLWYALPQFFPAPAPVVEPAPVVNLTPLQNRIAAIEARPAFDPRAIAALSERLERSEATLKSLEATVAALKSTPAPTGAAAPAQAQAPATAVPPALLKTVDDLKASSEATRDALATARRDIEALRTVESNLHTAVAAATAGAQQAGAQAQAQVQALAQSLTPKVEAVGPRLDALKAQIEEATAAATAFNRAAAGLVVLSTFRDAVVSGRPFAAELAAARTTLGPAAGQLDPFAPAAATGYAAPAKLAATLAQQGAAAIAAERPAPAPVDSSASLVDRLLSSAESLVKVRPVTGPGSVDLEGLIATAVGQVKAGQLDDALITLKKLPDPVQARLAVIREIEARTAAVRVAGTLYQQQLAAISRKVP, from the coding sequence ATGGAGGCACGAGAGACGCCTATGGCGAGCGACGATCCGAAGGCGGAGGGCTTCGCGTCCCGCCCGTCCCGCACCCCGCCCACGCTGGACCTGAAGGCCGAGGAGGTCGCGACCGCCTCGGGCGCGCCCGGTGCGACCGCAGCCCAGGACACTGGCGCAAAGAGCATTCCGGCCCCGGCTACCGGCGCGCCGCAGTCGGGCACTGACCCGAAGGCCGCAGGGACCGCCGGCAAGCCGGCCGACACCAAGCCGGTGGAAACGAAGCCGGGGGAATCCAGGCCGGCTCCGTCCATGCCGGTGGAGCCCAAAGCGGCTGACCCTAAGCCCTCCACCACCCCATCGACCGGGCCGAAGCTGTCGGATGCCAAGCCGTCCGACGCCAAGCCGTCCGACGCCAAGCCGTCCGACACCAAGCCGTCCGACACCAAGGCGGCGGGATCGAAGCCGGGCGAGGCCGCGGCCTCCGGCGAATCGGCGCCCGTCGCTGCTGCCACGGCCTCCACTCCCGTTCCGCCCGCACCTGCACCGGCCCGTTCGGGCAATGGCGGGGCGGTGTTTGCCGGCCTGATCGCCGGCATCATCGGCGGTGGCGCCGTGGCCGGTGGCCTGTGGTATGCGCTTCCGCAATTCTTTCCGGCGCCCGCTCCCGTGGTGGAGCCAGCCCCGGTGGTGAACCTGACGCCGCTGCAGAACCGCATCGCCGCCATCGAGGCCCGCCCGGCCTTCGATCCGCGCGCCATCGCCGCCTTGTCCGAGCGGCTGGAGCGCAGCGAGGCGACCCTGAAATCGCTTGAAGCCACGGTGGCGGCGCTGAAGTCCACGCCGGCCCCGACCGGCGCAGCCGCCCCGGCTCAGGCTCAGGCCCCCGCGACCGCGGTGCCGCCGGCCCTGTTGAAAACGGTGGATGACCTGAAGGCGAGCAGCGAGGCGACGCGGGACGCGCTCGCCACCGCCCGCCGCGACATCGAGGCCCTGCGCACGGTGGAGAGCAACCTCCATACGGCGGTGGCCGCCGCTACCGCCGGTGCCCAGCAGGCCGGCGCCCAGGCCCAGGCGCAGGTTCAGGCCCTTGCGCAGTCCCTCACCCCCAAGGTGGAGGCTGTCGGCCCGCGCCTCGATGCGCTGAAGGCGCAGATCGAGGAGGCGACTGCCGCCGCCACCGCCTTCAACCGCGCCGCCGCCGGCCTCGTTGTGCTCTCCACCTTCCGCGATGCGGTGGTCTCCGGCCGTCCCTTCGCGGCCGAGCTTGCCGCCGCCCGCACCACGCTGGGGCCGGCCGCCGGCCAGCTCGATCCGTTCGCCCCCGCTGCGGCGACGGGCTATGCGGCGCCGGCAAAGCTCGCCGCCACGCTGGCGCAGCAGGGCGCCGCCGCCATCGCCGCCGAGCGCCCCGCGCCCGCGCCGGTGGATTCGTCCGCCTCGCTGGTGGACCGGCTGCTGTCCTCGGCCGAGAGCCTGGTGAAGGTGCGCCCGGTCACGGGTCCCGGCTCGGTGGATCTGGAAGGCCTGATTGCCACCGCCGTCGGCCAGGTGAAGGCCGGCCAGCTGGATGATGCCCTCATCACGCTCAAGAAGCTGCCGGATCCGGTGCAGGCCCGCCTTGCCGTGATCCGCGAGATCGAGGCGCGCACCGCTGCGGTGCGTGTCGCCGGGACGCTCTACCAGCAGCAGCTCGCCGCCATTTCGAGGAAGGTGCCGTGA
- a CDS encoding HemY domain protein (PFAM: HemY domain protein~KEGG: bja:bll0564 hypothetical protein) produces MIRLVLFLLLLVAITFGVSWLADRPGEVTVVWEGVAYGTTVPVALAVIAVVAGLILILWRILSLLVRSPKIIAAFSRRRRREKGWNAVTRGLLAVGIGDNAAVRQARHDAARLLPHEPLTHLLTAQAAQLDGKHEVAVAAFRAMVDKPETRLLGLRGLHMEARKAGDKVAAYAIAEEAASAAPTLGWAADAVIEARCAAGDYAGARGVLERQMALKGIDKAQYRRRKAVLLAAEAIALEHSDPLVAREKAVEAVRLAPTLVPAAACAGRLLGAAGELRKAAKVVETAFATNPHPELADVEAYLRPGDAAQDRLKRIRTLVNRAPSHRESAIALSRAAIDAHEFRQARLVLEPLLAEPSQRVCLLMAELEAAEHADIGKAREWTARAVRAHRDPAWIADGVVSDAWAAVSPVSGKLDAFVWEVPPGVSATPILEHEAERVKAAIAAVRASEEAKAAVAAAEAAALVAAAEAEAAALTPPKEEPKPEPVVVPEPEPAVVVAPPAPAKPAPAPVSPEPTPAPSAAANGKGKASRPAPIVALPPLPDDPGPDGETPDEPETPGKKRRLMGL; encoded by the coding sequence GTGATCCGCCTCGTCCTATTCCTGCTCCTGCTCGTCGCCATCACCTTCGGCGTCTCCTGGCTGGCCGACCGGCCGGGCGAGGTGACGGTGGTGTGGGAAGGCGTCGCCTATGGCACCACCGTGCCCGTGGCGCTGGCGGTGATCGCCGTCGTCGCCGGCCTCATCCTGATCCTGTGGCGCATCCTCTCCCTGCTGGTGCGCTCGCCGAAGATCATTGCTGCCTTCTCCCGCCGTCGCCGGCGCGAGAAGGGCTGGAACGCGGTGACGCGCGGCCTGCTCGCGGTGGGCATCGGCGACAATGCCGCCGTGCGCCAGGCCCGGCACGATGCCGCCCGGCTTCTGCCCCATGAGCCGCTGACCCACCTGCTCACCGCCCAGGCGGCGCAGCTCGATGGCAAGCACGAGGTGGCGGTCGCCGCCTTCCGCGCCATGGTGGACAAGCCCGAGACCCGCCTGCTTGGCCTGCGCGGCCTCCACATGGAGGCGCGCAAGGCGGGGGACAAGGTGGCCGCCTATGCCATCGCCGAGGAAGCCGCCTCCGCCGCGCCGACGCTGGGCTGGGCGGCGGATGCCGTGATCGAGGCGCGCTGCGCCGCCGGCGATTATGCCGGCGCGCGGGGCGTGCTGGAGCGCCAGATGGCCCTCAAGGGGATCGACAAGGCCCAGTATCGCCGCCGCAAGGCGGTGCTGCTCGCCGCCGAGGCCATCGCGCTGGAGCATTCCGATCCGCTGGTGGCGCGAGAGAAGGCGGTGGAGGCGGTGCGCCTCGCCCCCACTCTGGTGCCTGCCGCCGCCTGCGCCGGCCGCCTGCTGGGCGCCGCCGGCGAGCTGCGCAAGGCTGCCAAGGTGGTGGAGACCGCCTTCGCCACCAATCCCCATCCCGAGCTGGCGGACGTGGAGGCCTACCTGCGGCCCGGCGACGCGGCGCAGGATCGCCTGAAGCGCATCCGCACCCTGGTGAACCGGGCGCCCAGCCATCGCGAGAGCGCCATCGCGCTGTCGCGCGCTGCCATCGACGCGCATGAGTTCCGGCAGGCCCGCCTGGTGTTGGAGCCGCTGCTCGCCGAGCCGAGCCAGCGGGTCTGCCTGCTCATGGCCGAACTTGAAGCTGCCGAACATGCCGATATCGGCAAGGCCCGTGAATGGACCGCGCGTGCCGTGCGGGCCCATCGCGATCCGGCCTGGATCGCCGACGGCGTGGTGTCCGATGCCTGGGCGGCAGTGTCGCCGGTGTCCGGAAAGCTCGACGCCTTCGTGTGGGAGGTGCCCCCCGGCGTCTCCGCCACCCCGATCCTCGAGCATGAGGCGGAGCGGGTGAAGGCGGCCATTGCCGCCGTCCGCGCCAGCGAGGAGGCCAAGGCCGCAGTTGCCGCCGCCGAAGCCGCTGCCCTTGTTGCCGCCGCCGAGGCGGAAGCCGCCGCGCTCACGCCCCCCAAGGAGGAGCCGAAGCCGGAGCCGGTCGTGGTGCCGGAGCCGGAACCGGCGGTGGTGGTCGCGCCGCCAGCTCCCGCAAAGCCAGCGCCTGCGCCGGTTTCACCGGAGCCGACGCCGGCCCCGTCCGCAGCGGCGAACGGGAAGGGGAAGGCGTCGCGGCCCGCCCCCATCGTCGCCCTGCCGCCCCTGCCGGATGATCCCGGACCGGACGGGGAAACCCCGGACGAGCCGGAAACCCCCGGCAAGAAGCGCCGCTTGATGGGGCTTTGA
- a CDS encoding Glutaminase (PFAM: glutaminase~KEGG: bja:bll4798 putative glutaminase), whose protein sequence is MPDVSSIPENERVYGLKGVLEHSFERTRHDASGALADYIPELAKADPDRFGIAMASVSGEVVGVGDVDLPFTIQSISKALAYCLALEALGRDKVLAHVGVEPSGDAFNAIVFDALSNRPFNPMVNAGAITVSGLLSEAFGAEAFEVVLDRFSAAAGRRLVMDETVFRSEAQTGHRNRGIAHLLKCAGALGADVDDAVDLYFRQCSILVTATDLAVMGATLANIGENPLTGSAAFAVEAVRNTLSVMFTCGMYDFAGNWAFDVGVPAKSGVGGGILGVVNRQLGIGTYSPRLDAKGNSVRGISAFRDLAEEMGLHVFDPTNRGSSLLSAYRR, encoded by the coding sequence ATGCCGGACGTGTCATCGATCCCGGAGAACGAGCGGGTGTATGGGCTCAAGGGTGTGCTGGAGCATAGCTTCGAGCGCACCCGCCACGACGCCTCAGGCGCGCTTGCCGACTACATTCCCGAACTCGCCAAGGCCGATCCCGACCGTTTCGGCATCGCAATGGCCTCGGTCTCCGGCGAGGTGGTGGGCGTGGGCGACGTGGATCTGCCCTTCACCATCCAGTCCATTTCCAAGGCGCTGGCCTATTGCCTGGCGCTGGAGGCGCTGGGCCGGGACAAGGTGCTCGCCCATGTGGGCGTCGAGCCGTCCGGCGATGCCTTCAACGCCATCGTCTTCGATGCGCTGTCCAACCGCCCCTTCAATCCCATGGTGAATGCCGGGGCCATCACCGTGTCCGGCCTTCTTTCGGAAGCGTTCGGGGCGGAGGCATTCGAGGTGGTGCTGGATCGCTTCTCCGCTGCCGCCGGCCGCCGGCTGGTGATGGACGAGACCGTGTTCCGCTCCGAGGCGCAGACCGGCCACCGCAACCGCGGCATCGCCCATCTGCTGAAATGCGCGGGCGCGCTCGGCGCCGATGTGGACGACGCGGTCGACCTTTATTTCCGCCAGTGCTCCATCCTCGTCACCGCCACGGATCTTGCGGTGATGGGGGCGACGCTGGCCAATATCGGTGAAAATCCGCTCACCGGCAGCGCCGCGTTCGCGGTGGAGGCGGTGCGCAACACCCTGTCGGTGATGTTCACCTGCGGCATGTATGATTTTGCCGGCAACTGGGCCTTCGACGTGGGCGTGCCGGCGAAAAGCGGAGTGGGCGGCGGCATCCTCGGCGTGGTGAACCGCCAATTGGGCATCGGCACCTATTCGCCGCGCCTGGACGCCAAGGGCAATTCGGTGCGCGGCATCTCGGCCTTCCGCGACCTCGCCGAAGAGATGGGGCTGCACGTGTTCGACCCCACCAACCGCGGCTCGTCCCTGCTCAGCGCCTATCGGCGCTGA